One Sylvia atricapilla isolate bSylAtr1 chromosome 21, bSylAtr1.pri, whole genome shotgun sequence genomic window, GAGccctctctctcctccaggGACCAGGCTGAAGCTGACGTCGCCTGCCAGGTCCAGGCTTCGACATGCCAGCGGGGTTTCGCCGCAGGCACAGCCTTCCAGCATTCCCAAACCCACCCCACGGGACAGagggattaaaaataattctgcaccTGCCAGTTGCCCCACGCGAAGCAGAGAAACACGTGGGTTAGGGTGCTGCATCGAGAAGGGGAAGGGCTTGcgctgcagcctggctggggacagggagtgAGGAATGGGGTGTCCGTGGGAGCAGCACAGGTCCAGGGGCCTAGGAACTATTCCTATACCCCAAGGGATGAGTTAACATTGTCTGGCCTCCTGCCAGTGTGGACTTGGCAGCCTGTTTGCTTTGGAGCCTTCACCCCCTACTGTTGTGGGGTCATGGGGTACTGGGGCCTGTTCACCATGGGCAGGCAGCCTGAGGGAGCCCGGGGCTGCCTGATGACGGTGAGATGGAGTCAGTTGGGAATAACAGCCTCTATGCTTACTGTCCACTACAGCTGCTGTCAAGGTTGGGAATCATAAAAAGCCCTCCTCAAGGCTCTCTACAGCAATTCCTACCGTGGCTTCCCGCTCCTCACTGCGGCCTCCAGGAAAAGTGCTTTTGTCCAAGCGTGTTTGCCTCAATAAAGGTGAGTTTTGGCAGAACCTCtgctcagaggctgcagagtCATGGGAgaggggtgctgctgctgtgggaagaaCGCTCAGGTCTCGGTTGCAGGGTCAGAGCTGATACTGGGGAAAGGATTGGGGAGGGGACTGTATGTGCTTGGGCTCAGAGGAGGGGAGGTGAAGTGCAGAGCAAGCAAGGCTAGGTCAAggcctttcctttttttgctggAGAGTTATCCACTAAAGAGCCTGAACAGATCTGGTGCTCGAGGCTCATTCATAGGAGAGGGAGAGGCCATGGTCAGTCAGGGCATTCTTTTAGCAGGGGTTGATGCTCTTTATGTTCCTTTCCTAGGTCTCACTTCAGGATCAACTACACAGGAGCTGGTGTGCAATAGGAcccaggagctgaaggaaaatgGTGAGAGCAAAGAAAGGCTGGTTGCAGCAAGTAATGTCTTGGGAGCAGGTGACCAGTATAGAGATGTAGATTTTTGTCTTGTGTTGGGGGGAGTGTGGAGAAACGTGGGCAGCTGCTTGTTGGGCAGCACTGCTCCCCAGAAGGGCCCTGGCTGACCAGGTATGCTGagggtgctccagcctgtgctgcaggcagggggtGCTGCCTTCGAAGGAActgcagctgtgcagcctgcagtcctgagcccagcagagggagagaaagcaaGGAGGCTCTCTCCATTCCgctgggacagccctgtcccaccctgCCCGGGCAGTTGCCTGCCCTCACTGTGAGAGCAGACTCCTagcaggagcccagagctgctgggagcaaggCCATGCAGGAGCAccttctcccagcagcacccatACAGGccaagccagcagcagctgttgggCTGGAAGTGCTGGGAGACTTCTGACTCTCTTGGACAGGTTCTGTCCTTCCCTGATCTGGAGCAGCTCAGTGGCCAGGTTGAAGTGTGGCTGAGGATGGCAGGTTTCTAGTGCTGTTACCTCTCTTCACAGGTAAAACTGACCACACATGGGTGTGGGTGGAGTCCTCTTTGTCCAGTAAGTTAGGCCCTGGCCTGACTTCAGGGTGTGAAGATGCTAAGCAGGTAAGAGccagctgtgtcctgtcacCATGGAGCACTGTTCAGTCTCTGGCTTGGGCCTGCTATGCCATAGGTGGGAGATGATGAGACCTGTCACCTGCCATTCTGGCTGGCACTTGAGCTGTTTTAGCCTTTCCCTGAGGTTTACACAAGACCATAGGCATTTTTTGCATGGCTTTACCCCCCCTCTGTGATCAGGGGATTGCAGGCTTCTGTCCAGTTAGATTTCCTAAGGGCCTTTTGAAACATCCAAACTTGCTATGGCttgttttatcatttttatatGTCCTGACATATAAAACATAGGACATGGCCCCAGGATGGGATGTGCAGAGCCTGCAAGATGAATCTCCAAGTTAGGAAATTACCtacttgcaaaataaatttgtgcattttccagcagttttagGGCTCTTCACTCTGTCGCTGCAGTCAGCAGAGCATTCCTGTTTCCAGAGGTGCTGGCAGATGCTCACTACAGCAGTTCCTTTGCCAGGCACCACTCCTGTGATGGACGTGATGGCAGTGGCCCCCAGTGTGCTGGGCTTGGAGTGTTGGATGGGCTGCAGTGCTCCTCCAGAGGATGGGCTGTGCTGTGACTCTGTTGCAGTGGGGGTGACAACTCCCAGCATCACACTTGCACCCTCCTCTTGCCAGTCTGCAGGTGATCAGCTGTCCCAGGAACTGGAGCGTGTGAAGAAAGAGCTGGAGCAAGTGAAGGGCGAGCTTGGTATGTGGAGCTGGCTGTTTTGAGGACTGCAGGACACCTGCATTGTACCTGGAGCCCAGGGCCTGCAGCTCCATGGGAATGGGGCTGGCTTCATGTTTAGGGGGTAGAGCAGGATCTCAGCTGCTGCCCTAGAAAGTCTTTGTGTGAGGTATTTAGGATGGGCTGAGCACATGCCTTCTTGCCTTCTGTTTGCAGCTGTGAAGACTGCCCAGTGCAAATCCTATCAGCAGACAATCTCCTTCTTGCAggctcagctcagagcagcaggtaTGTTCCCTCACTGTGGTGGGCCCTCACTTCTGGGCAGGCTCCAGTGATCTCTTGCTGGTGTAACTGAGGGCTGGAAGGTGTGAGGGATACAGCTCATGGCCTTTCCCAGGGGTCAAGTGCTGAGTGCCAGAAGCATTACTGCTTTGATGTTGCTGTTGCTTCCTAGGGATCTGAATGAAAGATGCAGCAGTGGTGACCTGGGGAGAGACTGACAgctgggacatggggacagacaaCAGCCATTGTCCAGCTGTGTGAGCCTCTGGGCCAGTGTTATATGTGCAGCTcttaaatgaattaattttgtaaCTCCTTGTATGTAAAATAAAGGTGTCTTTTGCAGTGGTGCTTACTGTCTGCTTGTGTAGAGGTAGTGCCCAGTGCTGCCCACTGATCCCCAGAGTACTGGGTGAACAGGGCAGGTCTTTGCTTGGCTATGGCTGGTTTTGCTCTGCCAGTGATTTGAGATCTGTTACAAGGAGGAGCTGGGTGCTGGCGGATGGAGGTACAGTGTGGCTCTGGGGAAGCATTTCTGGACAAAACTGATGCTTCCAGGTGGGGATGCTTGGATGTGTGGTGGGGGTGGGCAGCTGTATGGGCAGGTTTCTTCCTTAGACCACCTTCATGCTGGATGTGGGAAAACCCAATGCTGGCTGATGGCATATTAGGCTTCTACAGCCTTTGGCCATTTATTACTGATTTATTATCAGTGACTAGGAGCAGGTAGTGGGAAGCAGTGCTTGGGACTCAGTCCAGTCCCTCACTGTTCCTGCATGCCAGCACTGGGACCCCTTGCTCTGCTGCCCTCTTTCTGTGGTCGGTTGATGCAGGCACCTTGTTGCACTTCCTTGTATCTGAGCGAGAGAGTCCAGTTGTCTGGTGCTGGCAGTGTCCTGAGGTTGAGCTGATTGAGGCCagcctcttcctgctcctttgtTATTTCTGGCTGGTGTTCCTGGAGTGAACATTCCTGCCTTGGAGTGTGCATTCAAAGGTAGCCCACGTCCCTTCCTGAGGCAGCTGCCCTGGACTGTGCAAGGGGGTGGCTGCACAGGCAGGGAAGCTGTGTCAGCTATCTCCCACCCCTGCTTGGCATTTAGTTGCTGGGGCAGGTCCAGTGCTGGCATAATCTGCAGCAGAGAGCCCCAACATGCTACGTGTTCCCTGTACATGCATGGTGAAGATAACTTCTTCATGCAGGTACTGAGGGAGTTGACTAGAAAAGGTGGCCTTGTAGATTTATTGTTTGTAAACAGAGAGGTACTTGTGGGTGAAGCTGGACTCCATGGtccttatgggtcccttccaatctgaAATATTATAATGCTTGAGTTGTGGAAGGTGGTGGGGGCATCAAAGGACTGATGTGGATCTATTTCTGCAGGGCTTCTGGCCCCCTTTATGGGCTGGAGCCATCTCCTACCTTCCTTTGGTGCTGGCTACATGTGCCTTGCCACTGTTTGCCTTCGTGCTGCTCCTTTGGGACGTGCACTTAGCTTCTTCCGTGCCTCTTCCCTGCTTCCAGCCCTCGGCCTATGCTGCTGGATCATGAATGATGGCAGTGGAGAGCAGTAAGACTGGGAGGAGAGGGTGGGACACTGGGATGACACATGTGGGAGCTGGAGACGTGTTCTGGTGCCCTGATGCTGCTCCCTTCTGGAAACTGCCTCCCAACGCCTTATGTCGCAAGTTTTCTGGAAATAGACAAATCATGTAGTCTGCCCCCTCACTATTTTAGGTACTCAGGATCTGTTTGTCTGGGACAGGGCGACCC contains:
- the LOC136370551 gene encoding NAC-alpha domain-containing protein 1-like, whose amino-acid sequence is MWGSEPPAASGSPDCPDLLQHVQALHSPATPLYLSFFKEECSAIAARLRLGAAAERSPGLGELSALQPELAGPATSTPLPSPSHGRVPDSSVGDCEAAAAPAPAGLSLTPREPRCLPQPAAGDGPGARPARSCAQSRRARRGPGTSARSPGRGCCRLSLPRVRASLGLQLPAAGTGRGAWETRLLRPPGTRLKLTSPARSRLRHASGVSPQAQPSSIPKPTPRDRGIKNNSAPASCPTRSRETPAVKVGNHKKPSSRLSTAIPTVASRSSLRPPGKVLLSKRVCLNKGLTSGSTTQELVCNRTQELKENGESKERLVAASNVLGAGKTDHTWVWVESSLSSKLGPGLTSGCEDAKQSAGDQLSQELERVKKELEQVKGELAVKTAQCKSYQQTISFLQAQLRAAGI